GGTCTCTTTGCAAAGCTCTCCATTCTGGTGGTAAAGTTGCCGCCAGGGGGAGGATGAGTAGCAGTAAGATGGTAATGAGTATGTATTTCATATCTTCTCTCCTTGTAAGTATTTATTTATGAAAATGGGGTGGAGAATTCCGATTCTCCACTGCCGAATCCGATCTGCGCCAAAGGGTGTCTATATCTCCCGACAAATAGATGAAAGCTTTACCGCGGATCAGGACACGGCTGTTCAGGACTTCCACTTCAAAATCTCCTCCGCGCCGGGAAGCCTGATAGCCCTTGAGTATTGTTTTATTCAGCTTTGCCGACCAGTAGGGTGCAAGGTAGGTCTGGGCAGAACCGGTGACGGGATCTTCGTTGATGCCTTCCCAAGGAGCGAAATAGCGGCATACGTAATCAAAATAACCGCTGGATGTGACGGCAATGCCAAAATATGGCAGGTCTTTCATCGCTGCAAGAGCCTCGAAATCAGGTCGCATATCGAGAATGTTCTGCGCATCCGGATAGACAAGGATCAGATTGCGGGAAGCTCCGGCGGATAGAATCTCCATAGGGCAAAGCGGGCTAAGCGCTTGCAGGAGAGCAGCGTCCACTGTGTGCTGCACTGAAGTCTCCAGAGGGAAATCCAGCTCGATCAAGCCTTCTTTCCTGCGGGCAGTGAGCCTTCCCGAAAGGCTCTGGAAGGTGAGCAGGTCAGCATCCTTTTCTCTAAAAGCAAAAAGGCTCTTCGCCGAAGCGAGGGTGGCGTGACCGCAAAGGGAAACCTCAACTTCCGGAGTGAACCAGCGTATCTGGTATTCCCCAGCTCCGATCCTCTGCAGGAAAGCTGTTTCTGAAAAGCCAAATTCCGCAGCCAGAGCGAGCATTTCACCGTCGGAAGGATACTCCTCCACGAGCACAACTGCCGCGGTGTTGCCCGTGTAATAGTTTTCCGAGAAAGCATTTACGAAATAGACGGGGTCTTTCATCCGATTCTCCCTTCCCCTTATGCGCTTATATTAGAAACAATACTATGCCCAACAGGGTATTTATGTCAAGAACTATCTTCCGCCGGAATCCAGAAACAGCGGAATTTTCGATATGTTTCAGGACAAGTTCTGCGCTAAACGTGTGTTGTAGCGCAGCATGTCGATGCTGGGGACGCGATAATTTTCTCC
The genomic region above belongs to Candidatus Cloacimonadaceae bacterium and contains:
- a CDS encoding PhzF family phenazine biosynthesis protein encodes the protein MKDPVYFVNAFSENYYTGNTAAVVLVEEYPSDGEMLALAAEFGFSETAFLQRIGAGEYQIRWFTPEVEVSLCGHATLASAKSLFAFREKDADLLTFQSLSGRLTARRKEGLIELDFPLETSVQHTVDAALLQALSPLCPMEILSAGASRNLILVYPDAQNILDMRPDFEALAAMKDLPYFGIAVTSSGYFDYVCRYFAPWEGINEDPVTGSAQTYLAPYWSAKLNKTILKGYQASRRGGDFEVEVLNSRVLIRGKAFIYLSGDIDTLWRRSDSAVENRNSPPHFHK